Proteins encoded together in one Cellulomonas gilvus ATCC 13127 window:
- a CDS encoding transglutaminase-like domain-containing protein — protein MSPAPPARPFARAVVDAVVLVGVLALVLYPLLDVYGGTVALPAIAGGLLLGSGLALVAAWRRWSALGVVASAVAVYVLAGGALAAPTTTLAGVVPSAQTFVALARGAVTSWAQVVTLQPPLGRSGTVLVAALLLAFVGSLGAVATATRLRGAAASAAAVIPVAVLVVVILLGTANPTVPPLVTGLVTVVVLLGWAAWRAGTLRARRFVAAGALVAVALGAGAAGAPAVVADEPRFVLRDVLTPPFDPRDYASPLSAYRKYLKQLDEKTLFTVSGLPQGARVRPATLDHFDGVVWNVAAGGAESSGEFRRVGGENPVSVPGAPAHVEFTIDALTGVWLPTVGLASGFDLGSRASQLRYNDATGAAVMTGGLSAGMRYELDVVVPRVPEDAEVGTAEPADLQQPSMQAVPDVVGTTAADVARDAGQAVEVARALSQFLIDDGFYSDGEGDQLSLSGHGSDRIATLLGDQMMIGNGEQYASALALMAREMGLPARVVLGFVPAEEDVASDEPVAVTGDDVEAWVEIAFQGHGWVPFDATPPREQTPDNKDQETEPEDEPQVVQPPPPPPDSVTPPDVDTEQPAPEPGDEEAGSSALWRTVAVVAASVLLPLLVLASPFLVIAAIKARRRRRRRRRGDAVTRVAGGWAEVLDTATDLRHPVPALATRNESARALAAAFAAHAQPTSRRHPDVAGQVTTLARSADRAVFGPGEPAPEHVQTYWAEVDRTVAAMWRAVGWRRRVRARLSIASLRRGGRVRRAHRAGLAPEPAVTPARRAREENR, from the coding sequence GTGAGCCCGGCACCTCCCGCACGGCCGTTCGCGCGCGCCGTCGTCGACGCGGTCGTGCTCGTCGGCGTCCTGGCGCTCGTGCTGTACCCGCTGCTCGACGTGTACGGCGGCACGGTCGCGCTGCCCGCGATCGCGGGCGGCCTGCTGCTCGGCTCGGGGCTCGCGCTGGTCGCGGCGTGGCGCCGCTGGTCGGCGCTGGGCGTCGTCGCGTCGGCCGTCGCGGTGTACGTGCTCGCGGGCGGCGCGCTCGCCGCGCCGACGACGACGCTCGCGGGCGTGGTGCCGAGCGCGCAGACGTTCGTGGCGCTCGCGCGCGGTGCGGTCACGTCGTGGGCGCAGGTGGTGACGCTGCAGCCCCCGCTGGGCCGGTCCGGCACCGTGCTGGTGGCCGCGCTGCTGCTCGCGTTCGTCGGGTCGCTCGGTGCGGTCGCGACCGCGACGCGCCTGCGCGGTGCCGCGGCGTCGGCCGCCGCCGTCATCCCCGTGGCCGTGCTCGTCGTCGTGATCCTGCTCGGCACCGCGAACCCCACCGTGCCGCCGCTCGTCACGGGTCTGGTGACGGTCGTCGTGCTGCTGGGCTGGGCGGCCTGGCGCGCGGGGACCTTGCGGGCCCGCAGGTTCGTGGCCGCGGGCGCGCTCGTCGCGGTCGCGCTCGGTGCGGGTGCCGCCGGAGCGCCCGCGGTGGTCGCCGACGAGCCGCGGTTCGTGCTGCGCGACGTGCTGACCCCGCCGTTCGACCCCCGCGACTACGCGAGCCCGCTGTCCGCGTACCGCAAGTACCTCAAGCAGCTCGACGAGAAGACGCTGTTCACCGTCTCGGGCCTGCCGCAGGGTGCGCGCGTGCGCCCGGCGACGCTCGACCACTTCGACGGCGTGGTGTGGAACGTCGCCGCGGGCGGCGCGGAGAGCTCGGGGGAGTTCCGCCGCGTGGGCGGCGAGAACCCCGTGAGCGTCCCGGGCGCACCCGCGCACGTCGAGTTCACGATCGACGCGCTCACGGGCGTGTGGCTGCCCACCGTGGGCCTCGCGAGCGGCTTCGACCTCGGGTCGCGTGCGTCGCAGCTGCGCTACAACGACGCCACGGGCGCCGCCGTGATGACGGGTGGGCTGTCCGCGGGCATGCGGTACGAGCTCGACGTCGTGGTGCCGCGCGTGCCCGAGGACGCCGAGGTCGGCACGGCCGAGCCCGCCGACCTGCAGCAACCGTCGATGCAGGCCGTGCCCGACGTCGTGGGCACCACCGCGGCGGACGTGGCACGCGACGCGGGGCAGGCGGTCGAGGTGGCGCGCGCGCTGTCCCAGTTCCTCATCGACGACGGCTTCTACAGCGACGGCGAGGGTGACCAGCTCAGCCTGTCCGGGCACGGGTCCGACCGGATCGCGACGCTGCTGGGCGACCAGATGATGATCGGCAACGGCGAGCAGTACGCGTCCGCGCTCGCGCTCATGGCGCGCGAGATGGGGCTGCCCGCGCGCGTCGTGCTCGGGTTCGTCCCGGCCGAGGAGGACGTCGCGTCCGACGAGCCGGTGGCGGTCACGGGTGACGACGTCGAGGCGTGGGTGGAGATCGCGTTCCAGGGGCACGGCTGGGTGCCGTTCGACGCGACGCCGCCGCGTGAGCAGACGCCCGACAACAAGGACCAGGAGACCGAGCCCGAGGACGAGCCGCAGGTCGTGCAGCCGCCGCCCCCGCCGCCGGACTCGGTGACGCCCCCGGACGTCGACACCGAGCAGCCGGCACCCGAGCCGGGTGACGAGGAGGCCGGGTCGAGCGCGCTGTGGCGCACCGTCGCGGTCGTCGCGGCGAGCGTGCTGCTGCCCCTGCTGGTGCTCGCCTCCCCGTTCCTGGTGATCGCCGCGATCAAGGCGCGTCGTCGCCGGCGCCGGCGACGGCGGGGCGATGCGGTGACGCGCGTGGCGGGCGGCTGGGCCGAGGTGCTGGACACCGCGACCGACCTGCGTCACCCCGTGCCCGCGCTCGCCACCCGCAACGAGTCCGCGCGTGCGCTCGCGGCCGCGTTCGCCGCGCACGCGCAGCCGACCTCACGGCGGCACCCCGACGTCGCGGGGCAGGTCACCACGCTCGCGCGGTCGGCCGACCGCGCGGTGTTCGGCCCCGGCGAGCCCGCGCCCGAGCACGTGCAGACGTACTGGGCCGAGGTGGACCGCACCGTGGCCGCCATGTGGCGCGCCGTCGGGTGGCGCCGCCGCGTGCGCGCACGCCTGTCCATCGCGTCGCTGCGGCGCGGGGGCCGGGTCCGCCGTGCGCACCGTGCGGGACTCGCACCCGAGCCCGCTGTCACGCCCGCGCGGCGTGCTCGAGAGGAGAACCGGTGA
- a CDS encoding AAA family ATPase produces the protein MTPEQSTWFAETFTALVDNVGRALLGKEATVRLALTAMVAEGHLLLEDAPGTGKTSLAKALAATVQGTHHRIQFTPDLLPSDVTGVTIYDQGTGRFEFHPGPIFASVVLADEINRASPKTQAALLEVMEEGNVTVDGVSHSAGRPFMVIATQNPIEQAGTYRLPEAQLDRFIIKTSLGYPDRASAIEILAGAKDRTLGLTARITTEAVGTMADLAQTVHIDPVVLDYVARITEATRDDSQTALGASVRGGLALVRCAKVWAASQGREYVLPDDVKDLAQPVLAHRLVLDAEAEFAGVTATDVLARLLDQVAPPALRAA, from the coding sequence ATGACGCCCGAGCAGAGCACCTGGTTCGCGGAGACGTTCACGGCACTGGTGGACAACGTCGGCCGCGCGCTGCTGGGCAAGGAGGCGACCGTGCGGCTCGCGCTCACGGCGATGGTCGCCGAGGGGCACCTGCTGCTCGAGGACGCACCGGGCACGGGCAAGACGTCGCTGGCCAAGGCGCTCGCGGCGACCGTGCAGGGCACGCACCACCGCATCCAGTTCACGCCGGACCTGCTGCCGTCCGACGTGACGGGCGTGACGATCTACGACCAGGGGACGGGTCGCTTCGAGTTCCACCCCGGGCCGATCTTCGCCTCGGTGGTGCTCGCGGACGAGATCAACCGCGCCTCGCCCAAGACCCAGGCCGCGCTGCTCGAGGTCATGGAGGAGGGCAACGTCACGGTCGACGGCGTGAGCCACTCCGCGGGCCGTCCGTTCATGGTCATCGCGACGCAGAACCCGATCGAGCAGGCGGGCACGTACCGGCTGCCGGAGGCGCAGCTGGACCGGTTCATCATCAAGACGAGCCTGGGCTACCCGGACCGCGCGTCGGCGATCGAGATCCTCGCGGGTGCCAAGGACCGCACGCTCGGCCTGACGGCACGCATCACCACCGAGGCGGTCGGCACCATGGCCGACCTCGCCCAGACGGTGCACATCGACCCCGTGGTGCTCGACTACGTCGCGCGCATCACCGAGGCGACGCGTGACGACTCGCAGACCGCGCTCGGCGCGAGCGTGCGCGGCGGTCTCGCGCTGGTGCGGTGCGCCAAGGTGTGGGCGGCCTCGCAGGGCCGCGAGTACGTGCTGCCGGACGACGTCAAGGACCTCGCCCAGCCCGTGCTGGCCCACCGTCTGGTGCTCGACGCGGAGGCGGAGTTCGCCGGGGTGACCGCGACGGACGTGCTGGCCCGCCTGCTCGACCAGGTCGCACCGCCGGCGCTGCGGGCGGCCTGA
- a CDS encoding fibronectin type III domain-containing protein, which produces MITDTVRRRATTTAAVVTVPAVVAVLALLNPGFPLAQVELNDGAVWLTATQAQKVGRYNVQVDELNAGLVTTSSTFDVLQDEGAVVVVESGAVSVVDPASVAMTTKVSVPGVQPTDLPGGPASMAAGVLAVVDTDGDLFVRTLAELGGLRPTEDDPDVALGEDGRAVVGRDGVVHAVDAKGAVTQVDVTAGAGRTSADGSFSPGALDQLTVVGDEPVGLRGSTVVTRDRDIEVEGQDLVLQQPGPDSSRVLVASSTALLEVPLDGGDVIEHPTQGSGMPAAPVQVDSCAHGAWASAVGSYQRLCEGEAPQVEALEEMSAQDDLVFRVNRSMVVLNDTLRGRVWEPQEDTKLRVLNWEDIQQKEDPEQDDTTSDQTTTTQELVEECSSDSANPVATSDEFGVRPGRTTVLPVVANDSSSDCGILAVRTFDQLPRSFGKVETIYGGRSLQVEVAPGASGTETFTYTIDDGRATSTPSTATVTLSVHGDGTNAPPVQDRVGTLQVEQGGQARYDVLSNFHDPDGDDLLLVDASTDSVSGTVRFRQDGTVTFRADGAELGRTIVTVLVSDGSDDEPTEGRLEVDVRPAGSVPPVIDPVHAVTYVDQTVALEPLAAVRTSGSEPSSLAAVDDVPGATVTPDLDAGTFTFSAPRVATYYVPFLVVSGTQQATGLARIDVQAWPEEAQPPVAVRDRAFLPTGGEVTINPLANDSDPAGGVLVLQSVDTSDAAGLSIAVLDHQLVQVRSERTLDHAVVLPYVVSNGHASATGQIVVQPLPPSASTQPPVVENVEVTVRAGGVVTIPVLESAYDPDGDTLTLKRQLAVGLAADEGLLFVSGDVLRYQAPARPLTARATFVVEDSTGNEASGTVTVRVHESDASNKPLPRPRDLQARVFAGEKVRIEVPLVGIDADGDGVALLGLASAPAEGLVTQVGADWLEYQADVAGAGTVEFQYAVEDWVGQRAVATVRVGVSPRPLDAAQVVARDDEVTIRPGERVEVRVLANDVDSSGDDLELEPTLSMEEGVAAQVRGRRIAVTAPEQEAVLQIGYAATNSRGGRDHAVLTVKVDEDAPVLPPIAEDVIVPAIETFGLTEVAVDVLETTQNPSGPPSDLRVTVPDSVAGVARVNDQQMVVVTLTDQTQTLPFEVSNVRDPENATSYAFVTVPPLGFIRPTPRPGAPDLRVSSGEELVISLDEQVQVAQGRRPTVANPLEVTATRGTVKVSEGGESLTFVSDEDFAGQASVTLPVTDATDANDTTARTSFLTFPIEVLAVEDHPPTFAPSEITVGPGEPANDIDLRKITTTPEGTTPEEGRYSYQITSAIPAGFIVSIEGSVLYVAAEQTARKDTRGLIELRIGFGKSGRLDVQLPLRVTASNRETARVLDRTVPDAVEGEPVTLDVLEGAFNPFAPTPLRVIGASVLTPGAGTATSSASSVTVTPAMGFIGSMQVRYRVQDATGDPDRVVEGRIALTVQGRPDAPGRPQVVETGDGVVRLRWDAPNNRGSKITGYRLTASSGQQAQCATTTCDFTGLPNGKAVTFTVAAQNGVGWSDESVASSQAIPDAVPDAVGSIRFDGRGDGSLTWSWDVPPSNGTPIREYVIKLLPAEAGVTSVVTRNVTSWTFTGLTNGKRYSISVQPFNDLPTGGPTTRSSEQYPAAPPGAPGDLQARRANTATGGQIDVTWSDAANNGDPVSEYQIVVDGPGGGTFGPTGPNSFTFRKAENGVEYTFRVRAKNITGWGPYAEKTALTYGVPLTPGGLSADAPAGAGEVRLSWNAVDRNGSPNPVRYTVFDGGTEVYSGQSTWFWHSGLAGGSEHRYTVMATNDAGSSDRSGPVSATPTTPPGQPQGLKIEKTAPADASHPQTVAVSWDAVSSGGGADLRYEYKLSTRRGDDTNWIPTTGTSDNVTVTDWDIRPDGTTFTLRVRAITSIGQSEASQVKDIGYGEKPSEPTSPTLTLATGDAGNVLTADWGEPTYLGGLPVRYEYCWRVDDRKAQCTDTGSHDPVSRSFGSLGVDADEDHTFRFSVVAYNDRGSSATVNAPDVTYQPTPPPDPPASGGGAADVGVAALPTTAWRMTRRAARREPGRRTRSATLGTRAARTRTTPTPDGRPTESST; this is translated from the coding sequence ATGATCACGGACACGGTGCGACGCCGCGCCACGACGACGGCCGCGGTGGTCACGGTGCCCGCGGTCGTCGCGGTGCTCGCGCTGCTCAACCCCGGCTTCCCGCTCGCGCAGGTCGAGCTCAACGACGGCGCGGTGTGGCTCACGGCGACGCAGGCGCAGAAGGTCGGCCGGTACAACGTGCAGGTCGACGAGCTGAACGCCGGCCTGGTCACGACCTCGTCGACGTTCGACGTGCTGCAGGACGAGGGTGCGGTCGTCGTGGTCGAGTCCGGGGCGGTCTCCGTGGTCGACCCCGCGTCGGTCGCGATGACCACCAAGGTCAGCGTGCCCGGCGTGCAGCCCACCGACCTGCCCGGCGGACCGGCCTCGATGGCCGCGGGCGTGCTCGCGGTCGTCGACACCGACGGCGACCTGTTCGTGCGCACGCTGGCCGAGCTCGGCGGGCTGCGGCCCACCGAGGACGACCCCGACGTCGCGCTCGGCGAGGACGGACGCGCGGTCGTCGGGCGCGACGGCGTGGTGCACGCGGTGGACGCGAAGGGCGCCGTGACGCAGGTGGACGTGACCGCGGGTGCGGGACGGACCTCGGCCGACGGCTCGTTCAGCCCGGGGGCGCTCGACCAGCTGACGGTGGTGGGCGACGAGCCGGTGGGTCTGCGGGGAAGCACGGTGGTCACGCGCGACCGCGACATCGAGGTCGAGGGTCAGGACCTGGTGCTCCAGCAGCCCGGCCCGGACTCGTCGCGCGTCCTGGTGGCGAGCAGCACCGCGCTGCTCGAGGTCCCGCTCGACGGCGGCGACGTGATCGAGCACCCGACGCAGGGTTCGGGCATGCCGGCCGCACCCGTGCAGGTCGACTCGTGCGCGCACGGCGCCTGGGCGTCCGCGGTGGGGTCCTACCAGCGGCTGTGCGAGGGCGAGGCCCCGCAGGTCGAGGCGCTCGAGGAGATGTCCGCGCAGGACGACCTGGTCTTCCGCGTGAACCGGTCGATGGTGGTCCTCAACGACACGCTGCGCGGCCGCGTGTGGGAGCCGCAGGAGGACACCAAGCTCCGCGTCCTCAACTGGGAGGACATCCAGCAGAAGGAGGACCCGGAGCAGGACGACACGACGTCCGACCAGACGACGACCACGCAGGAGCTCGTCGAGGAGTGCTCGTCCGACTCCGCGAACCCGGTCGCGACGAGCGACGAGTTCGGCGTGCGGCCCGGGCGCACGACGGTCCTGCCGGTGGTGGCGAACGACTCGTCGTCCGACTGCGGCATCCTCGCGGTCCGCACGTTCGACCAGCTCCCGCGCAGCTTCGGCAAGGTCGAGACGATCTACGGCGGACGCTCGCTCCAGGTCGAGGTGGCGCCGGGCGCCTCCGGCACCGAGACGTTCACGTACACGATCGACGACGGTCGCGCGACGTCCACGCCGTCGACCGCGACCGTGACGCTCTCGGTGCACGGTGACGGCACCAACGCCCCGCCCGTGCAGGACCGCGTGGGCACGCTCCAGGTGGAGCAGGGCGGGCAGGCGCGGTACGACGTGCTGTCCAACTTCCACGACCCCGACGGCGACGACCTGCTGCTGGTGGACGCGTCGACGGACTCGGTGTCCGGCACGGTGCGGTTCCGCCAGGACGGCACGGTGACGTTCCGCGCGGACGGTGCCGAGCTCGGCCGCACGATCGTCACGGTCCTGGTCTCGGACGGCTCCGACGACGAACCGACCGAGGGCCGCCTCGAGGTGGACGTGCGGCCCGCGGGCTCGGTGCCGCCCGTGATCGACCCCGTGCACGCGGTGACGTACGTCGACCAGACGGTCGCGCTCGAGCCGCTCGCGGCCGTGCGCACGTCGGGGTCCGAGCCGTCGAGCCTCGCCGCGGTCGACGACGTCCCGGGCGCGACGGTGACGCCCGACCTCGACGCGGGGACGTTCACGTTCAGCGCGCCGCGCGTCGCGACGTACTACGTGCCGTTCCTGGTGGTCTCGGGCACGCAGCAGGCCACGGGACTCGCCCGCATCGACGTACAGGCGTGGCCCGAGGAGGCGCAGCCGCCGGTGGCCGTGCGGGACCGCGCGTTCCTGCCCACGGGCGGCGAGGTGACCATCAACCCGCTCGCGAACGACAGCGACCCCGCGGGCGGTGTGCTCGTCCTGCAGTCCGTGGACACGAGCGACGCCGCGGGGCTGAGCATCGCGGTGCTCGACCACCAGCTGGTCCAGGTCCGGTCCGAGCGCACGCTCGACCACGCCGTCGTGCTGCCGTACGTGGTCTCGAACGGCCATGCGAGCGCGACCGGGCAGATCGTGGTGCAGCCGCTCCCGCCGTCGGCCTCGACCCAGCCACCGGTCGTCGAGAACGTCGAGGTCACCGTGCGCGCCGGCGGGGTGGTGACCATCCCGGTCCTCGAGTCCGCGTACGACCCCGACGGGGACACGCTCACGCTCAAACGTCAGCTCGCGGTGGGGCTCGCGGCCGACGAGGGGCTGCTGTTCGTCTCGGGTGACGTGCTGCGCTACCAGGCGCCCGCGCGACCGCTGACCGCGCGCGCCACGTTCGTCGTCGAGGACTCGACGGGCAACGAGGCGTCCGGGACGGTGACCGTGCGCGTGCACGAGTCCGATGCGTCGAACAAGCCGCTGCCGCGTCCGCGGGACCTGCAGGCCCGCGTGTTCGCGGGGGAGAAGGTGCGCATCGAGGTGCCGCTGGTCGGCATCGACGCGGACGGCGACGGCGTCGCGCTGCTCGGGCTCGCGAGCGCTCCGGCCGAGGGACTCGTGACGCAGGTCGGTGCGGACTGGCTCGAGTACCAGGCGGACGTGGCCGGCGCCGGGACCGTCGAGTTCCAGTACGCGGTCGAGGACTGGGTCGGGCAGCGGGCCGTGGCGACCGTGCGCGTGGGCGTGAGCCCGCGTCCGCTGGACGCGGCGCAGGTGGTCGCGCGCGACGACGAGGTCACGATCCGCCCGGGTGAGCGTGTCGAGGTCCGGGTCCTGGCGAACGACGTCGACTCCTCGGGGGACGACCTCGAGCTCGAGCCCACGCTCAGCATGGAGGAGGGCGTCGCCGCGCAGGTGCGCGGCCGGCGCATCGCGGTCACGGCGCCCGAGCAGGAGGCGGTGCTGCAGATCGGCTACGCCGCGACCAACTCACGCGGCGGACGCGACCACGCGGTGCTCACCGTGAAGGTCGACGAGGACGCGCCCGTGCTCCCGCCGATCGCCGAGGACGTGATCGTGCCCGCGATCGAGACGTTCGGGCTGACCGAGGTGGCGGTCGACGTCCTGGAGACCACGCAGAACCCCTCCGGCCCGCCGTCCGACCTGCGCGTCACGGTCCCGGACTCGGTCGCCGGGGTCGCCCGGGTCAACGACCAGCAGATGGTCGTCGTGACGCTGACGGACCAGACGCAGACGCTGCCGTTCGAGGTCAGCAACGTGCGCGACCCGGAGAACGCGACGTCCTACGCGTTCGTCACCGTGCCGCCGCTCGGGTTCATCCGCCCGACCCCGCGTCCGGGCGCACCCGACCTGCGCGTCTCCTCGGGTGAGGAGCTGGTGATCTCGCTCGACGAGCAGGTGCAGGTCGCCCAGGGCCGCCGGCCGACGGTCGCGAACCCGCTCGAGGTGACCGCGACGCGCGGCACGGTCAAGGTCAGCGAGGGCGGCGAGAGCCTGACGTTCGTGTCCGACGAGGACTTCGCGGGTCAGGCGTCGGTGACGCTGCCCGTGACGGACGCGACGGATGCGAACGACACGACCGCGCGCACGTCGTTCCTCACGTTCCCGATCGAGGTCCTGGCCGTCGAGGACCACCCCCCGACGTTCGCGCCCTCGGAGATCACGGTGGGGCCCGGTGAGCCCGCGAACGACATCGACCTGCGCAAGATCACGACGACGCCCGAGGGCACCACGCCCGAGGAGGGCCGGTACTCCTACCAGATCACGTCCGCGATCCCCGCAGGGTTCATCGTGTCCATCGAGGGGTCGGTGCTCTACGTCGCGGCCGAGCAGACGGCGCGCAAGGACACGCGCGGGCTGATCGAGCTGCGCATCGGGTTCGGCAAGTCCGGTCGGCTCGACGTGCAGCTGCCGTTGCGCGTCACGGCCTCCAACCGCGAGACGGCGCGCGTGCTGGACCGCACGGTCCCGGACGCCGTCGAGGGTGAGCCCGTGACCCTCGACGTGCTCGAGGGCGCGTTCAACCCGTTCGCACCGACGCCGCTGCGCGTGATCGGCGCCTCGGTGCTGACGCCCGGTGCCGGGACCGCGACGTCCAGCGCCTCGAGCGTCACCGTGACCCCCGCGATGGGCTTCATCGGCTCGATGCAGGTCCGGTACCGCGTGCAGGACGCCACGGGCGACCCGGACCGCGTGGTCGAGGGGCGCATCGCGCTGACCGTGCAGGGCCGCCCGGACGCGCCCGGGCGGCCGCAGGTGGTCGAGACCGGGGACGGCGTGGTCCGGCTGCGCTGGGACGCGCCCAACAACCGCGGGAGCAAGATCACGGGCTACCGGCTCACCGCGTCGTCGGGCCAGCAGGCGCAGTGCGCGACGACGACGTGCGACTTCACCGGGCTGCCCAACGGCAAGGCCGTGACGTTCACGGTCGCCGCGCAGAACGGCGTGGGCTGGTCCGACGAGAGCGTCGCGTCCAGCCAGGCGATCCCGGACGCCGTGCCGGACGCGGTCGGCTCGATCCGGTTCGACGGCCGCGGCGACGGTTCGCTGACCTGGTCCTGGGACGTGCCGCCGTCGAACGGCACGCCCATCCGCGAGTACGTCATCAAGCTGCTGCCGGCCGAGGCGGGCGTCACGTCGGTGGTCACGCGCAACGTGACGTCCTGGACGTTCACGGGGCTGACGAACGGCAAGCGCTACAGCATCTCGGTGCAGCCGTTCAACGACCTGCCGACGGGCGGTCCGACGACGCGCAGCAGCGAGCAGTACCCCGCGGCGCCGCCCGGGGCCCCGGGCGACCTGCAGGCGCGGCGCGCGAACACCGCCACGGGTGGGCAGATCGACGTGACGTGGAGCGACGCCGCGAACAACGGCGACCCCGTGTCCGAGTACCAGATCGTCGTCGACGGCCCGGGTGGTGGCACGTTCGGCCCGACCGGACCCAACTCGTTCACGTTCCGGAAGGCCGAGAACGGCGTCGAGTACACGTTCCGCGTCCGCGCGAAGAACATCACGGGCTGGGGCCCGTACGCCGAGAAGACCGCCCTCACGTACGGCGTGCCCCTGACGCCGGGCGGGCTGTCCGCGGACGCGCCGGCCGGCGCGGGCGAGGTGCGACTGTCCTGGAACGCCGTGGACCGCAACGGCTCGCCCAACCCCGTGCGCTACACGGTGTTCGACGGCGGGACGGAGGTCTACTCCGGGCAGAGCACGTGGTTCTGGCACTCCGGGCTGGCGGGCGGCAGCGAGCATCGCTACACGGTGATGGCGACCAACGACGCGGGCAGCAGCGACCGGAGCGGTCCCGTCTCGGCCACGCCGACGACCCCGCCGGGCCAGCCGCAGGGTCTGAAGATCGAGAAGACCGCGCCCGCGGATGCGAGCCATCCGCAGACGGTCGCGGTCTCGTGGGATGCCGTGTCCAGCGGGGGCGGGGCGGACCTGCGGTACGAGTACAAGCTCTCGACGCGGCGCGGCGACGACACGAACTGGATACCGACGACCGGGACCTCGGACAACGTGACGGTGACCGACTGGGACATCCGCCCCGACGGGACGACGTTCACGCTGCGGGTGCGCGCGATCACGAGCATCGGCCAGTCCGAGGCGAGCCAGGTGAAGGACATCGGCTACGGCGAGAAGCCGTCCGAGCCGACGTCGCCCACGCTCACGCTGGCGACGGGCGACGCCGGGAACGTCCTGACGGCCGACTGGGGCGAGCCGACCTACCTGGGCGGCCTGCCCGTGCGGTACGAGTACTGCTGGCGTGTCGACGACCGCAAGGCGCAGTGCACCGACACGGGCAGCCACGACCCGGTCTCCCGGTCGTTCGGGTCCTTGGGCGTCGACGCCGACGAGGACCACACGTTCCGGTTCTCGGTCGTCGCGTACAACGACCGCGGCTCGTCGGCGACCGTGAACGCACCCGACGTGACGTACCAGCCGACCCCGCCGCCCGATCCGCCCGCCTCGGGTGGCGGTGCGGCGGACGTGGGCGTCGCGGCGCTCCCGACGACGGCGTGGCGCATGACGCGCCGTGCGGCGCGTCGCGAGCCCGGGCGGCGCACCCGGTCGGCCACACTCGGCACCCGCGCCGCACGCACGCGCACGACACCCACCCCCGACGGACGACCCACGGAGAGCAGCACATGA
- a CDS encoding DUF58 domain-containing protein, with the protein MRISALGWGTAFVAAVGLVLGRLLGWVELAALGAGAAAVVLLSLVMTLGRARYAVTLDMADNRVKIGERAVGRLEIRNAARRRSLPSRLELPVGAGLAELGVPSLAPGAAHDELFAIPTARRAVVVVGPVRSVRGDPLGIARRAVLWTRPVDLYVHPALVALGGASAGLLRDLEGQATRDLSDSDMSFHALRDYVAGDDRRYIHWRTTARRGQLMVKQFEDTRRTQTVLALATDPADYADDDEFELAVSTIASIGVQTLRDERDLEVLAGAGSLRVTTPPVLLDDCAGVEMSPSGAGVTLLGRRIVREAPQCSVAVLVTGSAPSDTDLRLGARHLPAGTRTLVVRCDLGADVSVRTQGLLTLGTLGALDDLPRLLRRVVS; encoded by the coding sequence GTGCGGATCTCGGCCCTCGGCTGGGGGACCGCGTTCGTCGCGGCCGTCGGCCTGGTGCTCGGCCGGCTGCTCGGCTGGGTCGAGCTCGCCGCGCTCGGCGCCGGCGCGGCCGCGGTGGTGCTGCTGTCGCTCGTGATGACGCTCGGGCGCGCCCGGTACGCGGTCACGCTCGACATGGCCGACAACCGCGTGAAGATCGGGGAGCGCGCGGTCGGCCGCCTCGAGATCCGCAACGCCGCGCGCCGGCGCTCGCTGCCGTCGCGTCTCGAGCTGCCGGTCGGGGCGGGGCTGGCCGAGCTCGGCGTGCCGTCGCTCGCACCCGGTGCCGCGCACGACGAGCTGTTCGCCATCCCGACCGCGCGCCGTGCGGTCGTCGTCGTCGGCCCCGTCCGGTCGGTGCGTGGCGACCCCCTCGGGATCGCGCGGCGCGCGGTGCTGTGGACGCGACCCGTGGACCTGTACGTGCACCCGGCGCTCGTCGCGCTGGGCGGCGCGAGCGCGGGCCTGCTGCGGGACCTCGAGGGCCAGGCCACGCGCGACCTGTCCGACTCCGACATGTCCTTCCACGCGCTGCGCGACTACGTCGCGGGCGACGACCGGCGGTACATCCACTGGCGCACGACCGCGCGCCGCGGGCAGCTCATGGTCAAGCAGTTCGAGGACACGCGCCGCACGCAGACCGTCCTGGCGCTCGCGACCGACCCCGCTGACTACGCCGACGACGACGAGTTCGAGCTCGCGGTCTCGACCATCGCCTCGATCGGCGTCCAGACGCTGCGCGACGAGCGCGACCTCGAGGTGCTCGCGGGCGCGGGTTCGCTGCGCGTGACCACGCCGCCCGTGCTGCTGGACGACTGCGCGGGCGTCGAGATGTCGCCCTCGGGTGCCGGCGTCACGCTGCTCGGCCGCCGGATCGTGCGCGAGGCTCCGCAGTGCTCGGTGGCCGTGCTGGTCACGGGTTCGGCGCCGAGCGACACCGATCTCCGCCTCGGCGCGCGACACCTCCCGGCGGGCACGCGCACGCTCGTCGTGCGGTGCGACCTGGGCGCGGACGTGAGCGTGCGGACGCAGGGGCTGCTCACGCTCGGCACGCTCGGCGCGCTCGACGACCTGCCCCGGCTGCTGCGGCGCGTGGTCTCGTGA